The following coding sequences lie in one Peribacillus frigoritolerans genomic window:
- the ribF gene encoding bifunctional riboflavin kinase/FAD synthetase — translation MKVIAIEHPHQFNSDDFPELVMALGFFDGIHKGHQIVIQTAKQKADEMNLKSAVMTFDPHPSAVLGRKTENIRYITPLEDKVDIIESMEIDYLFIVHFSKEFASVLPERFVDEYIAGLNVRHVVAGFDYSYGRYGQGSMDDLPVYAQGRFSQTVVAKQTIEDEKVSSTRIRETLGDGSFTDFYHLAGRRYLTKGHVVHGEKRGRKLGFPTANIEVGDDYIFPAAGVYAVRIKISGKWYKGVCNVGYKPTFHEEKPKYPTVEVHALEFSGDIYGNQVSVEWHTRLRSEQKFSGLEALVAQIETDKQNAIAYFAKLEG, via the coding sequence GTGAAAGTGATCGCAATAGAGCATCCTCATCAATTTAATTCGGATGATTTTCCCGAGCTTGTAATGGCGCTTGGATTTTTTGATGGTATACATAAAGGTCATCAGATTGTTATTCAGACCGCCAAGCAAAAAGCCGATGAAATGAATCTTAAGTCAGCAGTAATGACATTTGACCCGCATCCTTCTGCAGTACTGGGTAGGAAAACGGAAAATATCCGCTATATCACTCCACTTGAAGATAAAGTGGATATCATAGAGTCGATGGAGATAGATTATTTATTCATTGTCCATTTCAGCAAGGAATTTGCTTCGGTACTGCCGGAACGGTTCGTTGACGAATACATTGCCGGGCTGAATGTCCGTCACGTAGTTGCAGGCTTTGATTATTCCTACGGTCGCTATGGTCAAGGATCGATGGATGATTTGCCTGTTTATGCACAGGGCAGATTTTCACAGACAGTCGTCGCAAAACAGACAATTGAAGATGAAAAGGTTAGCTCGACGAGAATCAGGGAAACTCTCGGTGATGGCAGCTTTACCGACTTCTATCATTTGGCTGGCCGCCGCTATTTAACGAAAGGTCATGTCGTTCACGGTGAAAAGCGGGGCAGGAAATTGGGTTTCCCCACCGCTAATATTGAAGTGGGTGATGATTATATTTTTCCTGCTGCCGGCGTATATGCCGTCAGGATCAAAATAAGCGGTAAATGGTATAAAGGGGTTTGCAATGTCGGCTACAAACCTACATTCCACGAAGAAAAACCTAAATATCCGACTGTAGAGGTTCATGCCTTGGAGTTCTCGGGTGATATTTATGGCAACCAGGTCTCGGTTGAATGGCATACAAGACTTCGGAGTGAGCAGAAATTTTCCGGACTTGAAGCATTGGTCGCTCAGATCGAAACGGATAAGCAAAATGCCATAGCCTATTTTGCAAAGCTTGAAGGATAA
- the rpsO gene encoding 30S ribosomal protein S15, with translation MAITQVRKNELIAEFRTHDTDTGSPEVQIAVLTEEINNLNGHLRTHKKDHHSRRGLLKMVGKRRNLLTYLRNKDVTRYRTLINKLGLRR, from the coding sequence ATGGCAATTACACAAGTACGCAAAAACGAACTTATCGCTGAGTTCAGAACTCACGATACTGACACTGGTTCTCCAGAAGTTCAAATCGCAGTATTAACAGAAGAAATCAACAACTTGAACGGTCACTTACGCACACACAAAAAAGACCACCATTCACGTCGCGGTCTTCTAAAAATGGTAGGTAAACGTCGTAATCTTTTAACTTACCTACGTAACAAAGACGTTACTCGTTACCGTACACTAATTAACAAATTAGGTCTACGTAGATAA